One Halorientalis litorea DNA segment encodes these proteins:
- a CDS encoding cobalamin-binding protein, with amino-acid sequence MNVVSLLPSATEIVYALGLDPVGVSHECDYPPEATEKPTVNRSRVDPEASSSEINEQVATAEDDGGVYAIDRETLATLDPDLVVSQGICDVCAVDEVLVREAVDELGLDAAVLTTDPHSLDDVFTDIQRLGDATGRSERARELVADLRERVAAVERTATAHVSERPSVAVLDWMDPVMVAGHWIPEMVETAGGEYGLADPGARSRPREWREIREYDPDVLVAAPCGFGLDQTIENIGDLTDREGWADLTAVREGRVYALDGHHYVNRPGPRLVETLEFLAGVCHPDTFASPPSDVARSLTEVTA; translated from the coding sequence ATGAACGTCGTCTCGCTCCTCCCCTCGGCCACCGAAATCGTCTACGCGCTGGGACTCGACCCCGTCGGCGTCTCCCACGAGTGTGACTACCCGCCCGAAGCGACCGAGAAGCCGACGGTCAATCGCTCGCGAGTCGACCCGGAGGCGAGCAGTTCAGAGATAAACGAACAGGTCGCGACAGCCGAAGACGACGGCGGCGTGTACGCAATCGACCGCGAGACGCTGGCGACGCTCGACCCGGACCTCGTCGTCTCGCAGGGCATCTGTGACGTGTGTGCCGTCGACGAGGTACTCGTCCGGGAGGCAGTCGACGAACTCGGACTCGACGCCGCCGTGCTGACGACGGACCCGCACAGTCTCGACGACGTGTTCACGGACATCCAGCGTCTCGGCGACGCGACGGGGCGGAGCGAGCGAGCGCGGGAACTGGTCGCCGACCTCCGGGAGCGCGTCGCGGCCGTCGAGCGCACGGCCACGGCACACGTGAGCGAACGGCCGAGCGTCGCCGTGTTGGACTGGATGGACCCCGTGATGGTCGCGGGCCACTGGATTCCCGAGATGGTCGAGACGGCCGGCGGCGAGTACGGCCTCGCCGACCCCGGCGCGCGCTCCCGTCCCCGCGAGTGGCGCGAGATTCGGGAGTACGACCCGGACGTCCTCGTCGCCGCCCCCTGTGGGTTCGGCCTCGACCAGACCATCGAGAACATCGGTGACCTGACCGACCGCGAGGGGTGGGCGGACCTGACCGCCGTCCGCGAGGGGCGAGTGTACGCCCTCGACGGCCACCACTACGTGAACCGCCCGGGGCCGCGACTCGTCGAGACGCTGGAGTTTCTCGCGGGGGTGTGTCACCCCGACACGTTCGCGTCCCCGCCGTCGGACGTGGCCCGGTCGCTCACAGAGGTCACGGCGTAG
- a CDS encoding acyl-CoA thioesterase, which yields MDLPTIWENRVRFEETDRQGVVFYANYVTFQDETVSQFFREIGYSYADIEAAGWDIHVVNVDIDYRGQAGFGDELTHGLRVATVGESSMTSEYVARRTDDGVLLAEGTVTHVAVDADTEEPTRIPDEFRAAVAAFQDDPPEGAESGER from the coding sequence ATGGACCTCCCCACCATCTGGGAGAACCGCGTCCGGTTCGAGGAGACGGACCGGCAGGGCGTCGTCTTCTACGCCAACTACGTCACCTTTCAGGACGAGACGGTCTCGCAGTTCTTCCGCGAAATCGGGTACAGCTACGCGGACATCGAAGCCGCCGGCTGGGACATCCACGTGGTGAACGTCGACATCGACTACCGCGGGCAGGCGGGGTTCGGCGACGAGTTGACCCACGGCCTGCGCGTGGCGACTGTCGGCGAGTCGAGCATGACCTCCGAGTACGTCGCCCGCCGGACGGACGACGGCGTGTTGCTCGCCGAGGGGACCGTCACCCACGTCGCCGTCGACGCCGACACCGAGGAGCCGACGCGGATTCCCGACGAGTTCCGCGCGGCCGTCGCCGCGTTCCAAGACGACCCGCCCGAGGGTGCCGAGAGCGGCGAGCGTTAA
- a CDS encoding DUF6663 family protein — MTRTESGTYRVFESDRGESIRLVERGTEDPITVRADGYDDALQSTVDGLRPGYLVAATLDWAEDDGPAFADLSVERETLFVFVDGTPDIFDQAERTFQQSTRDREPIASDVTYGTDGEANGVVYTVAKQRGERDVFDSFRTGRMTIEPMLDKLEDGGAEPPYEVFVIRPETHPFVALYFTLQKDGLLANTLRDEYDRPRPSGA, encoded by the coding sequence ATGACGAGGACGGAATCCGGCACGTACCGCGTCTTCGAGAGCGACCGGGGGGAGAGCATCCGCCTCGTCGAACGCGGCACCGAGGACCCGATTACCGTGCGGGCCGACGGCTACGACGACGCGCTCCAATCGACAGTCGACGGCTTACGGCCGGGCTATCTCGTCGCCGCGACGCTCGACTGGGCCGAGGACGACGGCCCCGCGTTCGCCGACCTGTCGGTCGAACGGGAGACGCTGTTCGTCTTCGTGGACGGCACGCCGGACATCTTCGACCAGGCCGAGCGCACCTTCCAGCAGAGCACTCGTGACCGGGAACCAATCGCCTCGGACGTGACCTACGGGACGGACGGCGAGGCCAACGGCGTCGTCTACACGGTGGCGAAACAGCGCGGCGAACGGGACGTGTTCGACTCGTTCAGAACGGGTCGGATGACCATCGAGCCGATGCTGGACAAACTCGAAGACGGCGGTGCCGAACCGCCGTACGAGGTGTTCGTCATCCGTCCCGAGACCCATCCGTTCGTCGCGCTCTACTTTACCCTCCAGAAGGACGGCCTGCTGGCGAACACGCTCAGAGACGAGTACGACCGCCCGCGGCCGTCGGGTGCCTGA
- a CDS encoding carboxypeptidase M32 produces MSENATTGDTYEQFTDHVRRMTNVGNAAGLLNWDQQVMMPEGGTPARSQQTAALSAVHHEMLTDDALSDYLDDLEAAELDAEQAATVREIRREHERATRVPGDLVEEISETTSNALPVWEQAKGEDDFDAFAPTLEEILNLKREYADHIDPDRDPYEVLFEEYEPYLDIDTAERILERLRDELVPLIDAIAESDRTLADPFDGTYDEDTQRALVREALDELGYDWDRGRLDTAPHPFSMGTQFDARVTTRFAPEDPLDALGSTIHEFGHATYTLGLPQDHYGTPLGESRDLTVHESQSRLWENHVGRSRPFWDFLAPRVNDHLGVDADPATLHEAANQVDPANLIRVEADELTYHMHIILRFEIERDLVRGDLDVAEVPAVWNDKMEEYLGVRPDTDAEGCLQDIHWTNGAFGYFPTYSLGSVLAAQVFAAAEADLGSLDEDIHAGEFGTLHDWLTENVHSHGCRYETDALIREATGEDLTADYFLDYATGKFGDLYDL; encoded by the coding sequence ATGAGTGAGAACGCCACGACGGGGGACACGTACGAGCAGTTCACCGACCACGTTCGACGGATGACCAACGTCGGGAACGCCGCCGGCCTCCTCAACTGGGACCAGCAGGTGATGATGCCCGAGGGCGGGACGCCCGCCCGCTCACAGCAGACCGCCGCGCTCTCGGCGGTCCACCACGAGATGCTGACCGACGACGCCCTCTCGGACTATCTGGACGACCTGGAGGCCGCCGAACTGGACGCCGAGCAGGCGGCCACCGTCCGCGAAATCCGGCGGGAACACGAGCGCGCCACCCGCGTCCCGGGCGACCTCGTGGAGGAGATTTCCGAAACGACCTCCAACGCCCTCCCGGTCTGGGAGCAGGCCAAAGGCGAGGACGATTTCGACGCCTTCGCGCCCACGCTGGAGGAGATCCTGAACCTCAAACGCGAGTACGCCGACCACATCGACCCGGACCGCGACCCCTACGAGGTGCTGTTCGAGGAGTACGAGCCGTATCTGGACATCGACACCGCCGAGCGAATCCTCGAACGCCTGCGGGACGAACTCGTCCCGCTGATAGACGCCATCGCGGAGAGCGACCGCACCCTCGCCGACCCGTTCGACGGAACGTACGACGAGGACACACAGCGGGCACTCGTCCGCGAGGCACTGGACGAACTGGGCTACGACTGGGACCGCGGCCGCCTCGACACCGCACCCCACCCGTTCTCGATGGGCACGCAGTTCGACGCCCGGGTGACCACCCGCTTCGCCCCCGAGGACCCGCTGGACGCCCTCGGCTCGACCATCCACGAGTTCGGCCACGCCACCTACACGCTCGGCCTCCCGCAGGACCACTACGGGACGCCGCTGGGCGAGTCCCGCGACTTGACCGTCCACGAGTCACAGTCCCGGCTCTGGGAGAACCACGTCGGCCGCTCGCGGCCGTTCTGGGACTTCCTCGCCCCGCGGGTGAACGACCACCTCGGCGTCGACGCCGACCCTGCGACGCTCCACGAGGCGGCCAATCAGGTGGACCCCGCGAATCTCATTCGCGTCGAGGCCGACGAACTCACCTACCACATGCACATCATCCTCCGGTTCGAAATCGAGCGTGACCTCGTGCGCGGCGACCTCGACGTGGCCGAAGTCCCCGCCGTCTGGAACGACAAGATGGAGGAGTACCTCGGCGTCCGCCCGGACACCGACGCCGAGGGCTGTCTGCAGGACATCCACTGGACGAACGGCGCGTTCGGCTACTTCCCGACCTACTCGCTGGGGAGCGTCCTCGCGGCACAGGTGTTCGCGGCCGCCGAGGCGGACCTCGGGTCACTCGACGAGGACATCCACGCCGGCGAGTTCGGCACCCTCCACGACTGGCTGACCGAGAACGTCCACAGTCACGGCTGTCGGTACGAGACGGACGCGCTGATTCGGGAGGCCACCGGCGAGGACCTGACTGCGGACTACTTCCTCGACTACGCCACCGGGAAGTTCGGCGACCTCTACGACCTCTGA
- the ubaA gene encoding SAMP-activating enzyme E1, protein MSDLNLDPTQLDRYSRHIIMEDLGPDGQKALLDASVLVVGAGGLGSPVIQYLAAAGVGRVGIADADAVERSNLQRQIVHADADVGRPKVESAAEFVADLNPDVTVDPHEVRVTADNVEAFIADYDFVVDASDNFETRFLINDACTLAGQPFSHGAIYRFEGQVTTFAQRADSPCYRCLFPEAPPAGEIPDCSEAGVLGVLPGTVGCIQATETVKWILEDAGLADESELLDGRLLFYDAMAMDFEEVPIQPNPDCPVCGDDPAIDSVAEVEYVETCAIGAD, encoded by the coding sequence ATGAGCGACCTGAACCTCGACCCGACGCAACTGGACCGCTACTCCCGGCACATCATCATGGAGGACCTCGGGCCGGACGGACAGAAGGCCCTGCTCGATGCCAGCGTCCTCGTCGTCGGCGCGGGCGGTCTCGGCTCCCCCGTGATTCAGTACCTCGCGGCCGCGGGCGTCGGTCGGGTGGGCATCGCCGACGCCGACGCTGTCGAGCGGAGCAACCTCCAGCGGCAAATCGTCCACGCCGACGCCGACGTGGGCCGCCCGAAAGTCGAGAGTGCCGCCGAGTTCGTCGCCGACCTGAACCCCGACGTGACCGTCGACCCTCACGAGGTGCGGGTCACGGCCGACAACGTCGAGGCGTTCATCGCGGACTACGACTTCGTGGTCGACGCCAGCGACAACTTCGAGACGCGCTTTCTGATAAACGACGCCTGCACGCTCGCCGGACAGCCGTTCTCTCACGGTGCAATCTACCGCTTCGAGGGGCAGGTGACGACGTTCGCACAGCGTGCGGACTCGCCGTGTTACCGCTGTCTGTTCCCCGAGGCACCGCCCGCCGGGGAGATTCCCGACTGCTCGGAGGCGGGCGTGCTGGGCGTCCTCCCCGGAACCGTCGGGTGCATTCAGGCCACGGAGACGGTCAAGTGGATACTCGAAGACGCGGGTCTCGCCGACGAGAGCGAGTTGCTCGACGGCCGCCTCCTCTTCTACGACGCGATGGCGATGGACTTCGAGGAGGTTCCCATCCAACCCAACCCGGACTGCCCGGTCTGTGGCGACGACCCCGCCATCGACTCCGTCGCGGAGGTGGAGTACGTCGAGACGTGCGCCATCGGTGCGGACTGA
- a CDS encoding MBL fold metallo-hydrolase, producing the protein MTDSDALTPAALADRIDAGEAVRLLDVRNRDEFEEWHIDGPGVTATQIPNSKWIQAEVTDGVADLAAGIDGDGPITVVCGRGEASDHVAELLRDVGIDARNLAEGMRGWARVYQATEISTDPTVLQYRRPASGCLSYAVVASGEAAVVDPLRAFTDRYVSDAAERGADITTVFDTHVHADHVSGLRELADETGAARLMPRLSAERGADYDVTTVIDGEELTVGDATLRFVHLPGHTTGMTAVAVGDVLLSGDSLFTESVARPDLQRGDGGAEALAARLHESLTDRLAEFPDDTLVAPGHYSDAATAAPDGSHTATLGELRERLPVFEMDRSEFVARVVRDMPPQPANYERVVATNLGLEAAADDEAFEMELGPNNCAATPALDD; encoded by the coding sequence ATGACCGACTCCGACGCCTTGACTCCGGCGGCACTCGCGGACCGCATCGACGCCGGCGAGGCCGTCCGACTGCTCGACGTGCGCAACCGCGACGAGTTCGAGGAGTGGCACATCGACGGCCCCGGCGTCACTGCGACGCAGATTCCAAACAGCAAGTGGATACAGGCGGAGGTCACTGACGGCGTGGCTGACCTCGCGGCCGGCATCGACGGCGACGGTCCCATCACCGTCGTCTGTGGCCGCGGTGAGGCGAGCGACCACGTGGCCGAACTCCTTCGGGACGTGGGTATCGACGCCCGCAACCTCGCAGAGGGAATGCGCGGGTGGGCACGGGTGTATCAGGCGACCGAAATCTCGACCGACCCGACGGTCCTACAGTACCGCCGCCCAGCGAGTGGTTGTCTCTCCTACGCAGTCGTCGCCAGCGGCGAGGCGGCCGTCGTGGACCCGCTCCGTGCGTTCACCGACCGCTACGTTTCGGATGCGGCAGAACGGGGGGCCGACATAACCACAGTCTTCGACACGCACGTCCACGCCGACCACGTCAGCGGCCTGCGGGAACTGGCCGACGAGACGGGGGCCGCCCGCCTCATGCCGCGACTGTCGGCCGAACGCGGTGCCGACTACGACGTGACGACGGTCATCGACGGCGAGGAACTGACCGTCGGGGACGCGACGCTCCGGTTCGTCCACCTCCCGGGGCACACCACGGGCATGACCGCTGTCGCCGTCGGCGACGTGTTGCTCTCCGGCGACAGCCTGTTCACCGAGAGCGTCGCTCGGCCGGACCTCCAGCGCGGTGACGGGGGCGCGGAGGCACTCGCGGCGCGACTCCACGAGTCACTGACCGACCGCCTCGCCGAGTTCCCGGACGACACGCTCGTCGCCCCCGGACACTACAGCGACGCGGCGACGGCCGCTCCGGACGGCAGCCACACCGCCACGCTGGGCGAGTTGCGCGAGCGGCTCCCCGTCTTCGAGATGGACCGTAGCGAGTTCGTCGCCCGCGTCGTCCGCGACATGCCGCCCCAGCCAGCGAACTACGAGCGCGTCGTCGCCACGAACCTCGGCCTCGAAGCCGCGGCCGACGACGAGGCCTTCGAGATGGAACTCGGCCCGAACAACTGCGCGGCGACGCCCGCGCTCGACGACTGA
- a CDS encoding desampylase, with amino-acid sequence MLALSRAAYDAVIDHARTGAPEEVCGVLGGDHGDGESEVDSALRATNVADSPRAAYELDPAEQLDLMRTVEDAGREVVGFYHSHPAGPPTPSETDREQATWVGYVYVIVSLDGEYPYVGAWRWTGAAFEREAVAVSGGGDASR; translated from the coding sequence ATGCTCGCCCTGTCGCGTGCGGCGTACGACGCGGTCATCGACCACGCACGGACCGGGGCACCGGAGGAGGTGTGCGGCGTCCTCGGCGGGGACCACGGGGACGGGGAGAGCGAGGTCGACAGCGCGCTCCGAGCCACGAACGTCGCCGACAGCCCCCGGGCCGCCTACGAACTCGACCCCGCGGAGCAACTCGACCTGATGCGGACCGTCGAGGACGCGGGCCGCGAGGTTGTCGGGTTCTACCACTCACACCCCGCCGGGCCGCCGACACCGAGCGAGACGGACAGAGAGCAGGCGACGTGGGTGGGCTACGTCTACGTCATCGTTTCCCTCGACGGCGAGTATCCGTACGTCGGCGCGTGGCGGTGGACCGGGGCGGCGTTCGAGCGGGAGGCCGTCGCGGTCAGCGGCGGCGGGGACGCGTCACGGTAG